Proteins encoded together in one Anaerotignum propionicum DSM 1682 window:
- the mltG gene encoding endolytic transglycosylase MltG, whose product MNGKMDDDRGRKRQVDRRRLREKKRRRNRNIRWGIFLLIAVVIGLLSFGLFKSFMQSSVEEPVLTGETVTVTIPEGASTADIAKILKENKLIKSTLTFRVSSRLDGFDGTYRQGTYEIDKGLNTTQIMELLQTGVVLDEMKITIPEGFTTKQIAAKAEEKGICTAEEFINECNTGTFEFDFLKDLPDREFKLEGYLFPDTYFIKEETTAHQLIQAMLKRFEQMYTKEYQNAVEASGHTLDELVTIASIIEKEIKVDEERPRAAGVIYNRLKDGMPLQVDATVLYAMGIVKEDISTVDLQVDSPYNTYKVKGLPVGPISNPGELSFKAALYPEDNKYIYYVVEAKGKDNHVFCETYEDFLKAKEKYKASGT is encoded by the coding sequence ATGAATGGAAAAATGGATGATGATAGAGGAAGAAAAAGGCAGGTAGATAGGCGGAGATTGCGGGAAAAAAAACGTAGGCGAAATAGAAATATTCGATGGGGGATATTTCTCTTAATTGCGGTGGTGATTGGCCTTCTTTCTTTCGGATTGTTTAAGAGTTTTATGCAATCCTCAGTAGAGGAACCAGTATTGACAGGTGAAACTGTAACGGTGACAATTCCCGAAGGGGCATCTACAGCAGATATTGCAAAAATATTAAAAGAAAATAAGCTGATTAAAAGTACACTTACCTTCCGTGTGAGTAGTAGACTTGATGGCTTCGATGGAACCTATCGTCAAGGGACTTATGAGATAGATAAAGGTTTAAATACAACCCAAATTATGGAGTTGCTGCAAACTGGGGTGGTTTTAGATGAAATGAAAATTACCATACCCGAAGGTTTTACAACAAAGCAGATTGCTGCAAAAGCAGAAGAAAAGGGTATTTGTACTGCTGAGGAATTTATTAATGAGTGTAATACAGGAACTTTTGAATTTGATTTCTTAAAGGATCTTCCGGATAGAGAGTTTAAGTTGGAGGGCTATCTTTTTCCTGACACATACTTTATTAAGGAAGAAACCACTGCACACCAACTGATTCAAGCAATGCTGAAACGCTTTGAACAAATGTATACAAAGGAATATCAAAACGCTGTGGAAGCAAGTGGGCATACTTTAGATGAGCTGGTTACGATCGCTTCGATTATTGAAAAAGAAATTAAGGTGGATGAAGAGCGTCCTCGTGCGGCGGGGGTAATTTATAACAGACTTAAAGATGGAATGCCTTTGCAGGTGGATGCCACGGTTTTGTATGCCATGGGCATTGTAAAGGAAGATATATCTACCGTTGATCTACAGGTGGATTCTCCGTATAATACCTATAAAGTAAAAGGACTTCCTGTTGGGCCGATTTCCAACCCTGGAGAATTGTCCTTTAAAGCAGCCCTTTATCCAGAAGATAATAAGTATATTTACTATGTGGTTGAGGCAAAAGGGAAAGATAACCATGTTTTCTGTGAAACTTATGAGGACTTTTTGAAAGCCAAGGAAAAATATAAGGCTAGCGGAACCTAA
- a CDS encoding bifunctional folylpolyglutamate synthase/dihydrofolate synthase encodes MNYQESIHYLEKEIGFASCPGLERITDLMEKLGNPEKKLKIIHVAGTNGKGSATALLCSILQEGGYRTAGYTSPHLASYNERFLINGEEISDDAFARILTKTKDACLELNAEGKDAPTLFEVITGAAFLYFAEEGVDIAVIEVGLGGTYDATNIVENPILSVIMSISMDHTEFLGNTIEQIAKEKAGIIKESCPVVLYSQEELVYNIVKKQADGLNAPLYCPKETAVKIHSQTIDGTVFDVKSPSFAYDNLYLPLLGQHQIQNCITILEACQVIKKSGFPLTESQIRTGISNTFWAGRMEVCKKHPMVVLDGAHNVDGIRQLAESIKTYFKDKKITIILGVLGDKEYEKMAELIMPFASQVVFTEPHSERKLDAQTLADIVCYKELPFFIEPELEHAYQKALEITDTNGVIICCGSLYMIGALRSYIFSVE; translated from the coding sequence ATGAATTATCAAGAAAGCATACATTATTTAGAAAAAGAAATCGGTTTTGCATCTTGCCCCGGGTTGGAAAGAATTACCGATTTAATGGAAAAACTGGGTAATCCCGAAAAAAAGTTAAAAATAATTCATGTTGCAGGTACTAACGGAAAAGGTTCCGCCACAGCATTGCTTTGCTCTATTTTGCAAGAAGGGGGTTACCGCACCGCAGGCTATACATCACCCCACCTTGCCAGCTACAATGAGCGTTTTTTGATTAATGGCGAGGAAATATCTGATGATGCTTTTGCACGAATCCTTACGAAAACAAAGGATGCTTGTTTGGAATTGAATGCAGAAGGAAAAGATGCGCCCACTCTTTTTGAAGTAATTACCGGCGCCGCCTTTCTCTACTTTGCAGAAGAAGGTGTAGATATTGCTGTGATTGAAGTGGGACTGGGTGGAACATATGACGCTACAAATATCGTAGAAAACCCAATTTTAAGTGTCATTATGTCTATCAGTATGGATCATACAGAATTCTTGGGAAATACAATTGAACAGATTGCCAAAGAAAAAGCCGGAATTATAAAGGAAAGTTGTCCCGTGGTGTTGTATTCTCAAGAAGAATTAGTATATAATATTGTTAAGAAGCAAGCCGATGGTCTGAATGCTCCCCTTTATTGCCCAAAAGAGACAGCAGTAAAAATTCACTCTCAGACCATAGACGGAACTGTTTTTGATGTAAAAAGCCCTTCTTTTGCCTACGATAACTTATATTTACCTTTGCTGGGGCAGCATCAAATTCAAAACTGCATTACAATTCTGGAAGCTTGCCAGGTTATCAAAAAGAGTGGTTTCCCATTAACAGAGTCCCAAATTCGCACAGGCATTTCAAACACGTTTTGGGCAGGAAGAATGGAAGTGTGCAAAAAACATCCAATGGTGGTTTTGGATGGTGCACACAATGTTGATGGTATTCGGCAGTTGGCAGAAAGTATTAAAACCTATTTTAAAGATAAAAAGATCACTATCATTTTAGGTGTTTTAGGTGATAAGGAATATGAAAAAATGGCAGAGTTAATTATGCCCTTTGCCAGTCAGGTCGTATTTACCGAACCCCACAGCGAGCGCAAGCTGGATGCTCAAACATTGGCAGATATCGTTTGTTACAAGGAACTGCCTTTCTTCATTGAGCCTGAGTTAGAACACGCATATCAAAAAGCCTTAGAAATAACCGATACAAATGGTGTTATTATATGCTGTGGTTCCCTTTATATGATTGGGGCTTTACGTTCCTATATATTTTCCGTTGAATAA
- a CDS encoding tetratricopeptide repeat protein, whose translation MRCPNCGFDFSEGYLCPKCGIDTFVFLKTQKLSIRLYNEALEAAREMDLSGAAEKLEQSLLFDKSNMQARNLLGLIYCETGRIADALKHWIISTSMVKDNNPAVGYMDFLQKNGREMEKYNDAVRMYNQALLYLNHGSDDMAIIQLKKAVDSNPDFIDAYNLLTLCCIEENNYKRAQHFIDIVLKKDKKNPKALKYDNVINSGGTSGLRKKTPRSAESKEDSSQKTVSLKKTDSAPPMPRYKRKEKQIGILEKRDIISFLLGIVCAAIAILVLMMPAMNEAKDKLIVDLQTKVDNYAGETKMTPGEVLAMRTELETLRNENKRLRSEETKQANLELLQTALSQMTDNDFETCVATLDRIDTIGFSDEDIAKYNSVKATVYPKAADSLYTKGKSEFLSNKYAEAKASLESALKYASDENFIDDAYFYLAKIAEKDEDLEQAKAYYQKVISEYPDSNQLTNAENALKNLSE comes from the coding sequence ATGAGATGTCCAAATTGTGGATTTGATTTTTCCGAAGGCTACCTTTGCCCAAAATGCGGGATTGACACCTTTGTTTTTCTAAAAACCCAGAAGCTCTCTATTCGTTTATATAATGAAGCCTTGGAAGCTGCAAGGGAGATGGATCTTTCAGGTGCTGCTGAAAAGCTGGAGCAAAGCCTTCTTTTTGATAAAAGCAATATGCAAGCCCGAAACCTTTTGGGGCTGATTTATTGTGAAACCGGCAGAATTGCCGATGCATTAAAACATTGGATTATCAGTACTTCTATGGTAAAAGATAATAATCCCGCCGTTGGATATATGGACTTTCTACAGAAAAATGGGCGGGAAATGGAAAAATATAACGATGCTGTTCGTATGTACAACCAAGCTCTTCTGTACCTGAACCATGGCAGCGACGATATGGCGATTATTCAATTAAAAAAAGCAGTTGACAGTAACCCAGACTTTATTGATGCTTATAATTTGCTTACCCTTTGTTGCATTGAAGAAAATAACTACAAACGGGCTCAGCACTTTATTGATATTGTTTTGAAAAAGGATAAGAAAAATCCTAAAGCTTTGAAATACGATAACGTTATCAATAGTGGCGGAACCAGTGGTCTGCGCAAAAAGACTCCTCGCTCCGCAGAAAGCAAAGAGGATTCCTCGCAAAAAACTGTCTCACTGAAAAAAACAGATAGTGCTCCTCCTATGCCCAGATACAAGCGTAAGGAAAAACAAATCGGTATCTTAGAAAAAAGAGATATTATTTCCTTTCTTCTTGGTATCGTCTGTGCGGCGATTGCAATTCTTGTTTTAATGATGCCTGCTATGAATGAAGCAAAGGATAAATTAATTGTAGATTTGCAAACAAAAGTGGACAACTATGCCGGGGAAACCAAAATGACACCCGGCGAAGTTTTGGCTATGAGAACAGAGCTTGAGACCTTGCGAAATGAAAATAAACGCCTACGCAGTGAAGAAACAAAACAGGCTAATCTTGAATTATTGCAAACCGCATTATCTCAAATGACCGATAACGATTTTGAAACCTGTGTAGCCACATTGGATCGTATTGATACCATAGGCTTTAGCGATGAAGATATTGCAAAATATAATTCCGTTAAAGCAACCGTTTATCCAAAGGCCGCAGACAGCCTCTATACCAAAGGTAAAAGCGAGTTTTTAAGCAACAAATATGCTGAGGCAAAAGCAAGTTTGGAAAGTGCATTAAAATATGCTTCCGATGAAAATTTTATTGATGACGCATACTTCTATTTAGCAAAAATAGCTGAAAAAGATGAGGATTTGGAGCAAGCAAAAGCCTACTATCAAAAGGTTATATCCGAATATCCTGATTCTAATCAACTTACCAATGCAGAAAATGCCTTGAAAAATCTTTCTGAATAA
- a CDS encoding DedA family protein, which produces MSLIEAIKQLILELGAGGIFVATALEYGCFPVSSEILLPFIGYVIAINGYSLFHTILIATIGGMFGTTFCYLIGRIGGKMVDKLAGRFETIALGVGKAQSIFEKYGKESVFFARLFPIARTYISFPAGLAKMSALPFLVYTFFGVIIWNTALISAGYFLGSHWEICMAFLKAYQWQLSGGIAFLVILFIVLRNASRKKNH; this is translated from the coding sequence ATGAGTTTGATTGAGGCAATAAAACAATTGATTTTAGAATTGGGTGCAGGAGGAATTTTTGTTGCGACAGCATTAGAATATGGTTGCTTTCCTGTTTCCAGCGAAATTTTACTGCCTTTTATTGGTTATGTCATTGCCATAAATGGCTATAGCCTTTTTCATACCATATTGATTGCAACAATAGGGGGCATGTTTGGGACAACATTCTGTTATTTAATTGGAAGAATTGGTGGAAAAATGGTTGATAAACTGGCGGGAAGATTTGAAACCATTGCCTTGGGGGTAGGAAAAGCCCAGAGTATTTTTGAAAAGTATGGAAAGGAATCTGTTTTTTTTGCCAGATTATTTCCCATTGCACGCACATATATTTCTTTTCCGGCGGGACTGGCAAAAATGTCTGCCTTACCTTTTTTAGTATATACTTTTTTTGGCGTTATAATATGGAACACGGCTTTGATTAGTGCGGGATACTTTTTGGGCAGCCATTGGGAAATTTGCATGGCTTTTTTAAAGGCGTACCAATGGCAGTTATCAGGAGGTATTGCTTTTCTAGTTATTCTCTTTATTGTATTGAGAAATGCTTCGAGAAAGAAGAACCATTAA